The following are encoded in a window of Candidatus Methanoperedens sp. genomic DNA:
- a CDS encoding DUF2150 family protein: MQETKFIIPFYTQERWQNWINKVKESGFKLDDEEKGAVFVYMEDDVVLACLKIIAKFDKNVISRDDALKYLSEIKEIVLYKIEPISEDIDIMLESTQLSLMGVFASCECYVEKAFEKTKTLGKLIKSAIQAEKEENMGAALGNIAEIGANLLAGGKLKEKDMEDVPEGLVAEWLDGIDSISAAMVGDTSYRDDEPDSGD, from the coding sequence ATGCAAGAAACGAAATTTATAATCCCGTTCTATACTCAGGAACGATGGCAAAACTGGATAAATAAAGTAAAGGAAAGCGGTTTTAAGCTGGACGACGAGGAGAAAGGGGCAGTTTTCGTATATATGGAAGACGATGTGGTTCTTGCGTGTTTGAAGATAATTGCGAAATTCGATAAGAACGTCATCTCCAGAGATGATGCACTGAAATACCTGTCAGAGATCAAGGAAATTGTCCTCTACAAGATCGAACCCATAAGCGAAGATATTGATATTATGCTTGAATCAACGCAGTTGTCCCTGATGGGTGTTTTTGCTTCATGCGAATGTTATGTGGAGAAGGCTTTTGAAAAAACAAAAACCCTTGGCAAGCTCATAAAAAGCGCAATCCAGGCGGAGAAAGAGGAAAATATGGGAGCTGCGCTCGGCAATATCGCGGAAATAGGTGCGAACCTCCTCGCAGGCGGGAAGCTCAAAGAAAAGGATATGGAAGATGTCCCGGAAGGGCTTGTGGCTGAATGGCTCGATGGGATAGACTCTATCAGTGCTGCAATGGTTGGAGATACAAGTTATCGTGACGATGAGCCGGATTCAGGCGATTAG
- a CDS encoding response regulator: protein MTNKASDKKVLIVDDEPDTLELVKLVLESGGFKTDIATNGKDALTMIAASKPDLVLLDIMMPDMDGWDVFRKIKEQVPGIPVAILTAKAQNIDKLLGLHVLKADDYITKPFGKNELIGKVKKLTGLT from the coding sequence ATGACCAACAAGGCATCGGATAAGAAAGTATTGATAGTGGACGATGAACCAGATACACTCGAGCTTGTCAAATTAGTGCTCGAGAGTGGCGGTTTTAAAACGGACATAGCCACGAACGGAAAGGATGCGCTGACCATGATAGCTGCTTCAAAGCCTGATTTAGTGCTTCTTGACATAATGATGCCTGATATGGACGGGTGGGATGTTTTCAGGAAGATAAAAGAACAAGTACCGGGTATTCCGGTTGCTATTTTGACAGCCAAAGCGCAAAATATCGATAAGCTGCTTGGATTACATGTATTAAAGGCTGATGATTATATAACAAAACCTTTTGGAAAGAATGAATTAATAGGTAAAGTTAAGAAATTGACGGGTTTAACGTAA